The Synchiropus splendidus isolate RoL2022-P1 chromosome 1, RoL_Sspl_1.0, whole genome shotgun sequence genome includes a window with the following:
- the katnb1 gene encoding katanin p80 WD40 repeat-containing subunit B1, whose product MASASSTKISWRLSQFEAHSSSVSCLSLGKKTLRLLATGGEDCRVNVWCVSKPNCIMSMAGHNKPVECVLLSPSEDKVIAGSQSGSIRLWDLETAKSIKTLPGHKSNITSLDLYSNEVFLASSAVDKDIKLWDMRRSGCVVKFQGHTQAVRSVAFSPDGKWLASSSDDGTIKLWDLFQSKMITEFKTHTAAVNVVQFHPNEYLLASGSSDKTVKLWDLEKFTPVGSLEGHTSPVRCISFSPAGDCLYSGSSDMLRVFGWEPDCCFDTVAVGWGEVADMALWNDQLVSASHHLSVVSSYVVDLKKVKKNLGSVIQGIVQDNKPLKEPQDVKAVTLRKSYERPMTTFITQRAKSSADSERQSPEGERRSPSEEEENAVEKAPPVEIPVTDDYEEIFQPKKAICRTPPEKAEPLPAPSEDVTILDISKQLNDMCHFPVTQMAPPPLPVVTPVQRVVPTVVSGAKRPALPVIGPPTSNPEPPAPAATTKPQPKIVLNNREEPIGLNISDFLSVAHKNRKGDLSMEEALSQMMQGSETMYLMMSSRRKKLEKVHSVWSKGELTNAVDAAVAMKDLSIVVDILNIINLQPSLWKLDVCMKILPQIDELLQTAYESYIQTGYKSLKLIMKHFWTLISDTLNAPQSVGVDITREERHQKCSKCCKLLKNLSNTVKNRADQVGRHGSTFKELQLLLAPLDDLH is encoded by the exons ATGGCGTCTGCCAGCAGCACCAAGATCTCATGGCGTCTGA GCCAGTTTGAGGCTCACTCCAGCAGCGTTTCCTGTTTGTCCTTGGGGAAGAAAACTCTCCGCCTGCTGGCCACTGGGGGGGAGGATTGCCGGGTCAATGTGTGGTGTGTTAGCAAGCCCAACTGCATCATG AGTATGGCTGGTCACAACAAGCCAGTAGAGTGTGTCCTGCTCAGCCCCTCGGAGGACAAAGTCATTGCTGGTTCACAGTCTGGATCAATAAGACTGTGGGACCTGGAGACTGCAAAGA GTATAAAAACCCTGCCAGGACATAAATCCAACATCACAAGTCTGGATCTGTACTCGAACGAAGTTTTTTTGGCATCAAGTGCTGTCGACAAAGATATCAAA CTGTGGGACATGAGGAGGAGCGGTTGTGTGGTCAAATTCCAG ggtcaCACTCAAGCCGTGAGGAGCGTTGCCTTTAGTCCTGACGGGAAGTGGTTAGCTTCATCCAGTGATGACGGCACCATCAAG CTGTGGGATCTTTTCCAGTCCAAGATGATCACAGAGTTTAAAACCCACACAGCAGCGGTCAACGTTGTCCAGTTCCATCCCAATGAGTACCTGCTAGCATCGGGCAGCTCAGACAA GACTGTCAAACTTTGGGATCTGGAGAAGTTCACTCCAGTCGGTTCTTTGGAGGGACACACAAGTCCAGTCag ATGCATCTCCTTCAGCCCGGCCGGCGACTGCCTGTACAGTGGATCCAGCGACATGCTGCGAGTGTTTGGCTGGGAGCCGGACTGCTGCTTTGACACAGTGGCTGTTGGGTGGGGAGAAGTGGCTGACATGGCTCTCTGGAACGATCAGCTT GTCAGTGCTTCTCACCATTTGTCGGTCGTCTCCTCCTATGTGGTGGATTTAAAGAAGGTGAAAAAGAATTTAGGATCTGTGATCCAAGGGATCGTCCAGGATAACAAGCCACTGAAAGAGCCTCAGGATGTGAAGGCTGTGACGCTGCGCAAGAGCTACGAGCGACCCATGACCACATTTATCACCCAGAG AGCCAAGTCAAGTGCAGACAGTGAGAGACAGAGTCCAGAAGGTGAGCGTCGGAGCccgagtgaagaggaggagaatgcGGTAGAGAAGGCGCCTCCAGTGGAGATCCCTGTCACCGACGACTACGAAGAGATCTTCCAGCCCAAGAAGGCCATCT GTCGGACACCACCCGAGAAGGCCGAGCCGCTCCCAGCTCCTTCAGAGGACG TCACCATCCTGGACATCAGCAAGCAACTCAACGACATGTGTCACTTCCCCGTCACACAGATG GCTCCTCCCCCACTCCCAGTAGTCACTCCTGTCCAGAGGGTGGTTCCAACAGTGGTTTCTGGGGCAAAGCGTCCTGCTCTACCGGTGATCGGACCGCCAACCAGCAACCCTGAACCTCCTGCGCCTGCTGCCACGACCAAACCACAACCTAAGATTGTTCTCAACAACAGAGAGGAGCCCATTGGACTGAACATCTCCGACTTCCTCTCC GTTGCCCACAAAAACCGGAAGGGCGACCTGAGCATGGAGGAGGCTCTGTCCCAGATGATGCAAGGATCCGAGACCATGTACTTGATGATGAGTAGTAGACGCAAGAAACTGGAGAAGGTCCACTCGGTGTGGAGCAAAGGAGAGCTGACG AACGCTGTGGATGCTGCTGTGGCCATGAAAGACCTCTCAATCGTCGTCGACATCTTGAACATCATCAACCTGCAGCC GTCACTGTGGAAGCTGGATGTGTGCATGAAAATCCTCCCTCAGATCGACGAGCTGCTGCAGACAGCCTACGAGAG CTACATACAGACGGGGTACAAGTCCCTGAAGCTCATCATGAAGCATTTCTGGACCTTGATCTCCGACACACTCAACGCCCCGCAGTCTGTGGGAGTGGACATCACACGAGAGGAACG ACATCAGAAGTGCAGCAAGTGCTGCAAGCTGCTGAAGAACCTCAGCAATACGGTGAAGAACCGGGCCGACCAAGTCGGGCGTCACGGCAGCACCTTCAAGGAattgcagctgctgctggctcCGCTCGATGACCTGCACTGA